A window of Zingiber officinale cultivar Zhangliang chromosome 5A, Zo_v1.1, whole genome shotgun sequence contains these coding sequences:
- the LOC121983365 gene encoding RING-H2 finger protein ATL13-like produces the protein MHESVLSPPPFLYSSPVIKSENRISHSLLLFIVILAIVFFVSGIFHLLVRCFLMRPIAREPEEHIDGVTALQGQLRQLFHLHDAGVDQSFIDMLPVFLYKGIVGIKDPFDCAVCLCEFGPEDKLRLLPKCSHAFHLECIDTWLLSHSTCPLCRSSLLNGCCSPRSPIVLVLDSASEAASGRRESVLVDGGDDDDDDDDEPSAFGEAAAKEPVAVTVAVKLGKFKSTEAEGQEATSSTANASNSSQRRCFSMGSYEYVMEDDTMLWVPIEPPKKPYVKKSGHRIAMSECDCHSRREGFRGLDRAIAPQDGNVSAITGGGLHLKESFSASKIWLQAKEKSDTSRRAISFRLPLNWAMTNRLKLKDNASPAATAASEFNVSPWGKNSSEVDLDIEVGSSSYSVGSRVDEARSFTRTLFWLVGRQNRAGNHL, from the coding sequence ATGCATGAATCAGTTCTTTCACCAcctccttttctttattcatctcCTGTCATCAAAAGCGAGAACAGGATCAGCCACAGCCTTCTTCTCTTCATCGTCATCTTGGCCATCGTCTTCTTTGTCTCTGGCATCTTCCACCTGCTGGTGAGGTGCTTCCTCATGAGACCCATTGCCCGGGAGCCGGAGGAGCACATCGACGGCGTCACGGCCTTGCAGGGCCAGCTCCGGCAGCTGTTCCACCTCCATGACGCGGGGGTGGATCAGTCGTTCATCGACATGCTGCCGGTCTTCCTGTACAAGGGCATCGTGGGGATCAAGGATCCCTTTGACTGCGCAGTTTGCCTGTGCGAGTTCGGGCCCGAGGACAAGCTCAGGCTGCTCCCTAAGTGCAGCCATGCCTTCCACCTCGAGTGCATAGACACATGGCTCTTGTCCCACTCCACCTGCCCTCTCTGCCGGAGCAGCCTCCTCAACGGCTGCTGCTCCCCTCGAAGCCCCATAGTTCTTGTTCTTGATTCAGCCAGTGAGgcagcttcaggcaggagagaatcGGTGCTAGTTGACGGGggcgatgatgatgatgatgatgatgatgagccCAGTGCCTTTGGGGAGGCTGCAGCAAAGGAACCGGTGGCTGTCACGGTGGCCGTCAAGCTCGGCAAATTTAAGAGTACTGAAGCAGAAGGTCAAGAAGCCACAAGCAGCACTGCTAACGCTAGTAATTCAAGTCAGAGGAGGTGCTTCTCAATGGGGTCTTATGAGTATGTGATGGAAGACGACACAATGCTTTGGGTGCCCATTGAACCTCCAAAGAAGCCTTATGTCAAGAAGTCCGGCCACCGAATCGCGATGTCCGAATGTGATTGTCATTCAAGAAGGGAGGGGTTTCGAGGACTCGATCGAGCCATAGCACCGCAAGACGGCAATGTTAGTGCCATTACCGGTGGTGGTTTACATTTGAAAGAGAGCTTCTCAGCTTCCAAGATTTGGCTTCAGGCCAAGGAGAAAAGTGACACTTCCAGGAGGGCGATCTCTTTCCGTTTACCATTAAATTGGGCAATGACCAATCGGTTGAAGCTCAAAGACAATGCCAGCCCCGCTGCCACGGCCGCTTCCGAGTTCAATGTCTCGCCGTGGGGGAAGAATTCAAGCGAGGTGGATTTGGATATCGAAGTAGGAAGCTCCAGCTACAGTGTAGGATCTCGAGTCGATGAGGCACGTTCCTTCACAAGGACATTGTTTTGGCTAGTAGGAAGGCAGAACAGAGCGGGAAATCATCTCTGA
- the LOC121982351 gene encoding UDP-glucuronate 4-epimerase 1-like produces MMKMKEDDLFPATPGKVKMDRALTINRQFHRCFASSGTMFVWALFLIALTASYLSLQSFVDSSSRYLPSSWGGMQWEKQIRASATPRRPGGKSVLLTGAAGFVGTHVSLALRKRGDGVVGLDNFNNYYDPSLKKARKAVLASHGVFVVEGDINDVRLLAKLFDAVPFSHVMHLAAQAGVRYAIENPASYVHSNIAGLVTLLEACKSADPQPSIVWASSSSVYGLNEKVPFSELDRTDSPASLYAATKKAGEEITHTYNHIYGLSITGLRFFTVYGPWGRPDMAYFSFTRNILNGKPITVYSGKNGVDLARDFTYIDDIVKGCVASLDTAAKSTGSGGRKQGPAQYRIFNLGNTSPVTVPALVRILEQNLKVKAKIHEVEMPGNGDVPFTHANISYARAELGYNPTTNLEAGLKKFVKWYLSYYGFNPRTSAKSSKSL; encoded by the coding sequence ATGATGAAAATGAAGGAAGACGATCTGTTTCCGGCGACGCCGGGGAAGGTCAAGATGGATCGGGCGCTCACCATCAACCGACAGTTCCACCGGTGCTTCGCCTCGTCAGGCACAATGTTCGTGTGGGCTCTCTTCTTGATCGCGCTCACGGCGTCGTATCTCAGCCTCCAGAGCTTCGTCGATTCGTCGTCCCGGTACTTGCCGTCGTCCTGGGGCGGGATGCAGTGGGAGAAGCAGATCAGGGCGTCGGCGACCCCCCGCCGCCCCGGCGGCAAGTCCGTCCTCCTCACCGGAGCCGCCGGCTTTGTCGGCACGCACGTGTCGCTGGCCCTCCGCAAGCGCGGCGACGGCGTCGTCGGGCTGGATAACTTCAACAACTATTACGACCCGTCGCTGAAGAAGGCGCGCAAGGCGGTGCTGGCCTCGCATGGCGTGTTTGTGGTGGAGGGGGACATTAACGACGTGCGCCtcctcgccaagctcttcgacgCCGTGCCCTTCTCCCACGTGATGCACCTTGCCGCCCAAGCTGGCGTGCGCTACGCCATCGAGAACCCGGCGTCGTACGTGCATAGCAACATCGCTGGTCTCGTCACTTTGCTCGAGGCCTGTAAGTCCGCGGACCCGCAGCCGTCGATCGTGTGGGCGTCGTCCTCGTCGGTGTACGGCCTCAACGAGAAGGTGCCGTTCTCAGAGTTGGACCGCACGGACAGTCCGGCTTCGCTCTACGCGGCCACCAAGAAGGCCGGCGAGGAGATCACCCACACCTACAACCACATCTACGGCCTCTCCATCACCGGGCTCCGCTTCTTCACCGTCTACGGGCCATGGGGCCGCCCCGACATGGCCTATTTCTCCTTCACCCGCAACATCCTCAATGGCAAGCCCATCACCGTCTACAGCGGCAAGAACGGGGTCGACTTAGCCCGCGACTTCACCTACATCGACGACATCGTGAAGGGCTGCGTCGCCTCTCTCGACACCGCAGCCAAGAGCACCGGCAGCGGCGGCCGGAAGCAGGGTCCCGCTCAGTACCGCATCTTCAACCTTGGCAACACCTCGCCGGTCACTGTGCCGGCTCTCGTACGCATCCTGGAGCAGAACCTCAAGGTGAAGGCCAAGATCCACGAGGTGGAGATGCCCGGCAACGGCGACGTCCCCTTCACCCATGCCAACATCAGCTACGCTCGCGCCGAGCTCGGCTACAACCCGACGACCAACCTGGAAGCCGGCCTCAAGAAGTTCGTCAAGTGGTACCTCTCTTACTACGGCTTCAACCCAAGAACCAGCGCCAAATCCTCCAAAAGCTTGTAA